Proteins co-encoded in one Xiphophorus couchianus chromosome 3, X_couchianus-1.0, whole genome shotgun sequence genomic window:
- the zbtb32 gene encoding zinc finger and BTB domain-containing protein 16 isoform X1, translating to MRTSSIFPERSEMIRINNTQYYHFLQQADVLRQSGSFCDAIISVQSQTFRAHRLVLACASRALAQHLAKGNADSPAHCTLEYFSPHTFQQVLDFTYTQALEVPVKDLQQLLRAAQVLEMQLLEDQCLKQLDSLKAREKDKNGEAVDLTEVDKRVEEKDQKQKGRPVPEDKVQKTSSLVEKPSIAIGMENVSIADSTDIPTNQKSPKRKAKLSPMSATPCNRDSVITRPNTSGSSFSSAWAFPTNMWDNGNHLNTLMRIAGNYSNFFASHPLPSSNQTSVVCPFPLSSQHMFPLLSSHFQTPLQSTALGYSRLHPHPYAQNLYTETSRMGSMIKNGILKRKKLSHTSQTVETRYPEMPKVREKADGCQHCSSRLLCDPMLRESASTQLGQNCDGCQFCGRDAVQHEANARDHRGEKPYQCKHCPKKFSLKHQLDTHHRVHTGEKPFECRLCGQRSRDYSAMIKHLRTHGGAAPYQCTVCLEFCSSLVAMQRHVKSHAVQDFPPDWSINNTYLYISHI from the exons ATGCG aaccTCGTCGATATTTCCAGAACGTTCAGAAATGATCCGAATCAACAACACTCAATACTACCACTTTCTGCAGCAGGCAGATGTCCTCCGTCAATCAGGGTCGTTTTGCGATGCCATCATCTCGGTGCAGAGCCAAACGTTTCGGGCGCATCGGTTAGTTCTAGCCTGTGCTAGTAGAGCCTTAGCACAGCACCTAGCCAAAGGCAACGCAGACAGCCCAGCCCATTGCACATTGGAGTATTTCTCTCCCCACACCTTCCAGCAAGTTTTAGACTTCACCTACACTCAAGCGCTTGAAGTGCCGGTGAAagacctgcagcagctgctacGAGCCGCCCAGGTCttagaaatgcagctactggAAGACCAGTGCCTAAAGCAGCTGGACAGTCTCAAAGCCAGAGAGAAGGACAAAAATGGAGAAGCAGTAGACCTCACAGAGGTAGATAAACGTGTAGAAGAGAAAGATCAAAAGCAAAAAGGTAGACCAGTTCCTGAGGACAAAGTCCAAAAAACATCCTCCCTGGTAGAAAAGCCAAGCATTGCCATCGGcatggaaaatgtttcaatcGCTGATTCTACGGATATCCCCACCAaccaaaaatccccaaaaaggAAGGCAAAATTGTCCCCGATGTCAGCGACACCGTGCAACAGAGATAGTGTCATTACCAGGCCCAACACCAGCGGTTCCTCTTTCTCTTCTGCATGGGCATTCCCTACAAACATGTGGGACAATGGGAATCACTTAAACACCCTAATGCGAATTGCAGGGAACTATTCTAACTTTTTTGCATCTCATCCCCTTCCGTCCTCCAACCAGACCTCTGTAGTATGCCCATTCCCCCTCTCTTCTCAACACATGTTCCCTTTACTCAGTTCCCATTTTCAAACTCCCCTTCAAAGCACAGCACTAGGCTACTCACGTTTGCACCCCCATCCCTACGCTCAAAATCTGTACACGGAGACTTCGAGGATGGGCAGCATGATCAAGAACGGcattttgaagagaaaaaaattgagcCACACTAGTCAAACTGTGGAAACAAG GTATCCCGAAATGCCAAAAGTCAGAGAAAAAGCTGACGGGTGCCAACACTGCAGTTCAAGACTCCTCTGTGATCCGATGCTGCGGGAGTCAGCCTCCACACAATTAG GTCAAAACTGTGATGGATGTCAGTTCTGTGGAAGAGATGCCGTGCAACACGAAGCGAATGCTAGAGACCACAGAGGAGAAAAACCCTACCAGTGCAAACACTGTCCAAAGAAGTTTAGCCTAAAACATCAGCTCGATACACATCATCGCGTTCATACGG GAGAGAAGCCGTTTGAGTGTCGCCTCTGTGGTCAGCGCTCACGGGACTACTCTGCCATGATCAAACACCTCCGGACCCATGGAGGCGCAGCGCCCTACCAGTGCACCGTGTGCCTGGAGTTCTGCAGCAGCCTGGTCGCCATGCAGAGGCACGTCAAGAGCCACGCTGTGCAGGACTTCCCCCCTGACTGGAGCATCAACAACACCTACTTGTACATCTCCCACATATGA
- the zbtb32 gene encoding zinc finger and BTB domain-containing protein 16 isoform X2, which yields MIRINNTQYYHFLQQADVLRQSGSFCDAIISVQSQTFRAHRLVLACASRALAQHLAKGNADSPAHCTLEYFSPHTFQQVLDFTYTQALEVPVKDLQQLLRAAQVLEMQLLEDQCLKQLDSLKAREKDKNGEAVDLTEVDKRVEEKDQKQKGRPVPEDKVQKTSSLVEKPSIAIGMENVSIADSTDIPTNQKSPKRKAKLSPMSATPCNRDSVITRPNTSGSSFSSAWAFPTNMWDNGNHLNTLMRIAGNYSNFFASHPLPSSNQTSVVCPFPLSSQHMFPLLSSHFQTPLQSTALGYSRLHPHPYAQNLYTETSRMGSMIKNGILKRKKLSHTSQTVETRYPEMPKVREKADGCQHCSSRLLCDPMLRESASTQLGQNCDGCQFCGRDAVQHEANARDHRGEKPYQCKHCPKKFSLKHQLDTHHRVHTGEKPFECRLCGQRSRDYSAMIKHLRTHGGAAPYQCTVCLEFCSSLVAMQRHVKSHAVQDFPPDWSINNTYLYISHI from the exons ATGATCCGAATCAACAACACTCAATACTACCACTTTCTGCAGCAGGCAGATGTCCTCCGTCAATCAGGGTCGTTTTGCGATGCCATCATCTCGGTGCAGAGCCAAACGTTTCGGGCGCATCGGTTAGTTCTAGCCTGTGCTAGTAGAGCCTTAGCACAGCACCTAGCCAAAGGCAACGCAGACAGCCCAGCCCATTGCACATTGGAGTATTTCTCTCCCCACACCTTCCAGCAAGTTTTAGACTTCACCTACACTCAAGCGCTTGAAGTGCCGGTGAAagacctgcagcagctgctacGAGCCGCCCAGGTCttagaaatgcagctactggAAGACCAGTGCCTAAAGCAGCTGGACAGTCTCAAAGCCAGAGAGAAGGACAAAAATGGAGAAGCAGTAGACCTCACAGAGGTAGATAAACGTGTAGAAGAGAAAGATCAAAAGCAAAAAGGTAGACCAGTTCCTGAGGACAAAGTCCAAAAAACATCCTCCCTGGTAGAAAAGCCAAGCATTGCCATCGGcatggaaaatgtttcaatcGCTGATTCTACGGATATCCCCACCAaccaaaaatccccaaaaaggAAGGCAAAATTGTCCCCGATGTCAGCGACACCGTGCAACAGAGATAGTGTCATTACCAGGCCCAACACCAGCGGTTCCTCTTTCTCTTCTGCATGGGCATTCCCTACAAACATGTGGGACAATGGGAATCACTTAAACACCCTAATGCGAATTGCAGGGAACTATTCTAACTTTTTTGCATCTCATCCCCTTCCGTCCTCCAACCAGACCTCTGTAGTATGCCCATTCCCCCTCTCTTCTCAACACATGTTCCCTTTACTCAGTTCCCATTTTCAAACTCCCCTTCAAAGCACAGCACTAGGCTACTCACGTTTGCACCCCCATCCCTACGCTCAAAATCTGTACACGGAGACTTCGAGGATGGGCAGCATGATCAAGAACGGcattttgaagagaaaaaaattgagcCACACTAGTCAAACTGTGGAAACAAG GTATCCCGAAATGCCAAAAGTCAGAGAAAAAGCTGACGGGTGCCAACACTGCAGTTCAAGACTCCTCTGTGATCCGATGCTGCGGGAGTCAGCCTCCACACAATTAG GTCAAAACTGTGATGGATGTCAGTTCTGTGGAAGAGATGCCGTGCAACACGAAGCGAATGCTAGAGACCACAGAGGAGAAAAACCCTACCAGTGCAAACACTGTCCAAAGAAGTTTAGCCTAAAACATCAGCTCGATACACATCATCGCGTTCATACGG GAGAGAAGCCGTTTGAGTGTCGCCTCTGTGGTCAGCGCTCACGGGACTACTCTGCCATGATCAAACACCTCCGGACCCATGGAGGCGCAGCGCCCTACCAGTGCACCGTGTGCCTGGAGTTCTGCAGCAGCCTGGTCGCCATGCAGAGGCACGTCAAGAGCCACGCTGTGCAGGACTTCCCCCCTGACTGGAGCATCAACAACACCTACTTGTACATCTCCCACATATGA
- the kcnj20 gene encoding G protein-activated inward rectifier potassium channel 3 — MHPGAREDGNVETTECCGSTRVQTKGQQTSTTSHPQSIMLVHSMPTGEKIHCESYLINTKPDRAALTDTVAGTSPSFAPTRKHYKSTTDIPYRGSICLLPPCAPGVTDEEQNIWRRCSLSEANNVSQFRRHALSVPNMGSSSPLHFTHSSPLHTNPLSPAHSNISSPGREMERLAKARSKLLESESNQTPRLPPETREQLRYVSKDGKCRVNLGHIDERGRFLSDIFTSFVDLQYRWFLFVFMMCYITTWFLFAGLYYVNASIRGDLGQEQPLGTTRNQYVGQNHCYLGIDGFISALLFSVETQRTIGYGSRTVSPTCHEGVLLVMMQCIVGSMIDALMVGCMFVKISRPKKRAETLLFSRTCVIANRDDQLCLMFRLGDLRESHMVDAKIRAKLIKSRQTAEGEFLPLEQTEIDLGYETGSDRLFLVEPQVIQHNIGASSPLWDLGPVQLRRQQFEIIVILEGTVEATGMMCQAKTSYIETEIEWGARFEPCMTLEKGSFRVDLRRFHTTYKVPLPNCSASQAHQLMVLAGCKVQSHTTCGEWGAWAEGTAVEDKDKSPSNIRFTIGDIQEERMSEGNESEASAKQML, encoded by the exons ATGCATCCTGGCGCAAGAGAAGACGGCAATGTGGAGACCACCGAGTGCTGTGGATCGACGCGGGTCCAGACAAAAGGACAACAGACCTCTACAACTAGTCACCCACAGTCTATCATGCTGGTCCATTCCATGCCAACAGGGGAGAAGATTCATTGTGAGAGCTACTTGATAAAT ACGAAGCCGGACAGAGCTGCACTTACTGACACCGTGGCAGGGACTTCTCCTAGTTTTGCACCGACCAGAAAACACTACAAAAGCACAACGGATATTCCTTATCGAGGCAGTATTTGCTTGCTACCTCCCTGCGCCCCTGGAGTCACAGATGAAGAGCAGAACATCTGGCGGCGCTGTTCATTGAGCGAGGCCAACAATGTCTCACAATTCCGTCGTCATGCCCTCAGTGTCCCCAACATGGGCTCTTCCAGTCCCCTTCATTTCACCCACAGCAGCCCTCTCCACACCAACCCACTCTCACCAGCACACAGCAACATATCTAGCCCTGGAAGGGAGATGGAGAGGCTTGCAAAGGCTCGAAGTAAACTCCTAGAAAGTGAAAGCAACCAAACACCCAGACTTCCTCCTGAAACCAGAGAGCAACTTCGCTACGTGTCCAAGGATGGAAAGTGCAGAGTCAATCTAGGCCACATTGATGAAAGGGGGCGTTTTCTTTCTGATATCTTCACCTCTTTTGTGGACCTCCAATACCGCtggtttctatttgtttttatgatgtgctATATTACAACCTGGTTCCTATTTGCTGGCCTTTACTATGTTAATGCATCCATTCGGGGTGACCTAGGTCAAGAACAACCTCTTGGTACAACTCGGAACCAGTATGTAGGCCAAAATCACTGCTATTTGGGAATAGACGGTTTCATATCGGCTCTTCTGTTCTCCGTGGAGACACAGCGTACCATTGGTTATGGCTCACGGACGGTTTCCCCCACCTGCCACGAGGGTGTGCTGCTGGTCATGATGCAGTGCATCGTAGGCTCCATGATAGATGCTCTCATGGTGGGCTGCatgtttgtgaaaatatctCGTCCCAAAAAGCGAGCCGAGACGCTTCTTTTCAGCCGGACGTGCGTCATTGCAAACCGCGATGACCAGCTATGCCTGATGTTTCGCCTTGGAGACCTGCGTGAGAGCCACATGGTGGATGCAAAGATTCGAGCAAAGTTGATTAAGTCCCGCCAGACAGCCGAGGGGGAATTTCTACCACTGGAGCAGACAGAGATTGACCTCGGATATGAAACTGGATCAGACCGCCTCTTCCTGGTTGAACCTCAAGtcattcaacacaatattgGTGCAAGCAGCCCGCTGTGGGACCTGGGCCCGGTGCAACTCCGACGACAGCAGTTTGAGATAATTGTGATATTGGAGGGGACAGTCGAGGCCACAG GAATGATGTGCCAAGCCAAAACATCTTACATAGAAACAGAGATTGAGTGGGGCGCTCGCTTTGAACCCTGCATGACGCTGGAGAAAGGCTCATTTCGAGTGGATCTGCGTAGGTTCCACACCACATACAAGGTACCGCTTCCAAACTGCAGTGCCAGTCAAGCACACCAGCTGATGGTTCTGGCAGGGTGCAAAGTCCAAAGCCACACCACCTGCGGGGAGTGGGGTGCTTGGGCAGAGGGAACAGCTGTAGAAGACAAAGACAAGTCTCCGTCTAACATTCGGTTTACCATAGGTGACATTCAGGAGGAAAGAATGTCAGAAGGTAATGAAAGTGAAGCAAGTGCTAAGCAGATGTTGTGA